The Podospora pseudocomata strain CBS 415.72m chromosome 1 map unlocalized CBS415.72m_1, whole genome shotgun sequence genome has a segment encoding these proteins:
- a CDS encoding uncharacterized protein (COG:S; EggNog:ENOG503NZ79): MSPVYPVTGIKAGVTGTTVPLRLEVDTWYPGQTPEHLIQNNLFIWALRFLQERDPDHKLSFFQIAGIHGMPYQPWDEDTDAITANEGYCTHDSLLFPSWHRPYMLLYEQVLYEIMVKQVIPQLPEDKQQEWTDAAATWRLPYWDWAQKKTREGQDETLYDVPLITKQPRISVIDLKDGVTVFYIDNPMYKFTMPDEERMGCFGISDIQDTDANNNITTIPAQATSRWATYEPESDTVSTQWTEGTVRNSLITSTLNEHPWYGKGIDNVPLSEMVYRLYVHDYIASYTQFATTKFRTSPDYDPGSPAAYLNLEYIHNNIHNWTGGFDKYVGHMAEPAVAAYDPIFWMHHANVDRQFALWQGISLLDPTKNWFESRNEQLEDDGNWYIRTGDLDTPSTPLAPFHKDAEGNYYTSDDVRDIHKLGYTYPELQPWLDKYKDTHGNFDASLYVADIKAMIKAIYSPGEIGAPTETSSIPRSLTSPLGQPDFNKDIIVNVTYNRFALNGIPYTIYFFLGTPFSPPSYSDPLHTHPQHVGFIYTFSNPIHRNRAAPGCGNCRRKALTDTKSRAQVPITGALIARHPAIHNGNLPHGIHELPSLESDTVGEYLEKHLHWSIRSHTGSDIDIPEEAPFVEISVYHRNAKFDDVGNAARYERVERATRSKPGGYRSVTA; encoded by the exons ATGTCTCCTGTCTACCCTGTGACGGGCATCAAAGCCGGCGTTACTGGTACCACAGTCCCCCTTCGTCTAGAGGTGGACACCTGGTATCCCGGCCAAACACCCGAACACCTCATCCAGaacaacctcttcatctgggccctccgcttcctccaAGAGCGTGACCCCGATCACAagctctccttcttccagaTCGCCGGCATACATGGCATGCCATACCAACCATGGGATGAAGACACAGACGCCATCACTGCCAACGAGGGCTACTGCACCCACGACAGTCTCCTCTTTCCCTCCTGGCACCGCCCTTACATGCTTCTCTATGAGCAAGTCTTGTACGAGATCATGGTCAAGCAAGTAatcccccagctcccagaAGATAAGCAACAGGAATGGACGGACGCTGCTGCCACTTGGCGACTCCCCTATTGGGATTGGgcccagaagaagacgcGAGAGGGGCAGGATGAGACCCTGTACGATGTCCCACTCATCACCAAGCAGCCTAGAATCAGTGTCATTGATCTTAAGGACGGGGTGACTGTGTTTTACATTGATAATCCAATGTATAAGTTCACGATGCCTGATGAGGAAAGGATGGGTTGTTTCGGGATCAGCGACATCCAGGACACTgacgccaacaacaacatcacgaCCATTCCG GCCCAAGCAACCTCTCGCTGGGCCACTTACGAGCCCGAATCCGACACCGTCTCCACCCAATGGACCGAAGGCACCGTCCGCAACTCTCTCATCACTTCCACACTCAACGAACATCCTTGGTACGGTAAAGGCATTGACAACGTTCCACTCTCCGAGATGGTCTACCGCCTCTACGTCCACGACTACATTGCCTCCTACACCCAGTTCGCGACCACCAAATTCCGCACCTCCCCCGACTATGACCCCGGCTCACCAGCCGCCTACCTCAACCTGGAGTATATCCACAATAACATCCACAACTGGACCGGTGGCTTTGACAAATACGTCGGCCACATGGCCGAGCCCGCCGTCGCGGCTTATGACCCCATCTTCTGGATGCACCACGCCAACGTCGATCGCCAGTTTGCCCTCTGGCAAGGCATCTCCCTCTTGGATCCCACCAAAAACTGGTTCGAGTCACGCAACGAGCAGCTGGAAGACGACGGGAACTGGTACATCAGAACCGGCGACCTCGacaccccctccactcccctcGCTCCTTTCCACAAGGATGCCGAAGGCAACTACTACACCTCGGATGACGTGAGAGACATCCACAAACTAGGCTACACCTACCCTGAACTCCAACCCTGGCTAGACAAGTACAAAGACACTCACGGCAACTTCGACGCGAGCCTCTATGTGGCCGACATCAAAGCCATGATCAAAGCCATCTACTCCCCAGGCGAAATCGGCGCCCCGACCGagacctcctccatccctcGCTCCTTAACCAGCCCCCTCGGCCAACCCGACTTCAACAAAGACATAATCGTCAACGTCACCTACAACCGCTTCGCCCTCAACGGGATCCCCTACACAATctacttcttcctcggcacccccttctcccctccctcctacTCTGACCCCCTtcacacccacccccaacacgTCGGCTTCATTTacaccttctccaaccccatccaccgCAACCGCGCCGCCCCCGGCTGCGGCAACTGCCGCCGCAAAGCCCTCACCGACACCAAATCCCGCGCTCAAgtccccatcaccggcgcGCTCATCGCCCGACACCCGGCCATCCACAACGGCAACTTGCCTCACGGTATTCATGAGCTGCCCAGCTTGGAGTCCGACACTGTGGGGGAGTACCTAGAAAAACACCTGCATTGGAGCATCCGATCT